One Stenotrophomonas oahuensis genomic region harbors:
- a CDS encoding TonB-dependent receptor → MKANSLKRAALCVALGACLGVVAPGIAWAQAVSGAVAGRATAGDQVTVVSTSTGASRSVTVGSDGTYRLGQLPVGDYRLQVSRNGQNLGDSVAVSVAVGGTTNVNLASSGDVVNLDALQVVGTRVVNRVDVFSTESSFNVNRQEVSRLPVAQDLSAVALLAPGVVGGNSTFGGLSFAGSSVAENAVFINGLNVTDMYTRRGFSSAPFAFFNEFQVKTGGYSVEFGRSTGGVINAVTRSGSNEFEGGIEVTAEPSAWRSSGRDHFHRDGSAHSYASRDDSSFFKTNVWASGPVVKDKLFLFAMYEKRDENGHNTSNDALTWFKNEADNGFWGTKLDWNINDNHSLALLAFSDETETTAGAYNYDWDDNVIGAWGGDSVTEAGGKNWSATYTGHFGETFTARAMVGQNNQRAFTRSSLDELCSPVFTDASYASRLGQLNGLRPGCHPTGAAVAERDDTRDVARLDFEWQLGTHLLRFGVDRELMTTEQSTRYPGPTQLSYTAYVARPGDEVWDGANAFVPPGVTEMLRARNRVSGGTFETEANAFYLEDIWNITPNLMLNLGVRWDRFENRTADGDAFIKMDDLIAPRFGFSWDMKGDGTTKLFGNAGRYYLPVTNNINVNFAGGLTDEYSYYVLNGWQTQANPVTGAPYAAPIIGQQIGPVDTRMNTGAADLRQSVDRDLKAVYQDEYILGFQSMLNQAWSWGINATYRRMTRALDDMRLNYTPCGPTGTTLWPIANPGESLTIWGDSSIGCAEEGWITIDTANSGYRKGGSGEVVGYSKPKRTYKALEFQIDRAWDEKWLFNASYLWSRSDGNFEGPVNSDTGYGDTGMVQHWDHPANNERYGVLFNDFRHQFKFRAAYALSEQWSFGTTLQVQSGGPVTAFGVMWPNDSTAGGSTSSESSGGGTGWLCVANCSGTYAQRQFEYSPRGAYGRLPWTWTMGANVTWRLPVEGVDLSVRLSVFNLFNNQTVVNVHQRYEAQPGQYRESTFNTGTRWQAPRYTQLQATWNF, encoded by the coding sequence ATGAAAGCGAACAGTTTGAAGCGGGCGGCGCTGTGCGTCGCACTCGGGGCCTGTCTTGGCGTTGTGGCTCCCGGCATTGCCTGGGCCCAGGCCGTCAGCGGTGCGGTCGCCGGCCGCGCCACCGCCGGTGACCAGGTCACCGTGGTCAGCACCAGCACCGGGGCCAGCCGCAGCGTCACCGTCGGCAGCGACGGTACCTATCGCCTGGGCCAGCTGCCGGTGGGTGACTATCGCCTGCAGGTCAGCCGTAATGGCCAAAACCTCGGCGACAGCGTGGCGGTCAGTGTGGCCGTCGGCGGCACCACCAACGTCAACCTGGCCAGCAGCGGTGACGTCGTCAATCTGGATGCACTGCAGGTGGTGGGCACGCGCGTGGTGAACCGCGTGGACGTGTTCTCCACCGAAAGCTCGTTCAACGTCAACCGCCAGGAAGTCTCGCGCCTGCCGGTGGCGCAGGACCTTTCCGCCGTCGCGCTGCTTGCGCCGGGTGTGGTGGGCGGCAACTCCACCTTCGGCGGTCTGTCGTTCGCCGGTTCCTCGGTGGCCGAGAACGCGGTGTTCATCAACGGTCTCAATGTCACCGACATGTACACCCGGCGCGGCTTCTCCAGCGCACCGTTTGCGTTCTTCAACGAATTCCAGGTCAAGACCGGCGGCTACTCGGTGGAGTTCGGCCGTTCCACCGGTGGCGTCATCAATGCGGTGACCCGCTCGGGCAGCAATGAATTTGAAGGCGGCATCGAAGTCACCGCCGAACCGTCCGCATGGCGCTCCAGCGGACGCGACCATTTCCACCGCGACGGCAGCGCGCATTCCTACGCCAGCCGCGATGACAGCAGCTTCTTCAAGACCAATGTGTGGGCCAGCGGCCCGGTGGTGAAAGACAAGCTGTTCCTGTTCGCCATGTATGAAAAGCGCGACGAGAACGGCCACAACACCTCCAACGACGCCCTCACCTGGTTCAAGAACGAGGCCGACAACGGCTTCTGGGGCACCAAGCTCGACTGGAACATCAACGACAACCACAGCCTGGCGCTGCTGGCGTTCAGCGACGAAACCGAAACCACCGCCGGCGCGTACAACTACGACTGGGACGACAACGTCATCGGTGCGTGGGGCGGTGATTCGGTCACCGAAGCCGGCGGCAAGAACTGGTCGGCCACCTACACCGGCCATTTCGGCGAAACCTTCACCGCCCGCGCCATGGTCGGCCAGAACAACCAGCGTGCGTTCACTCGTTCCTCGCTGGACGAACTGTGCAGCCCGGTGTTCACCGATGCCAGCTACGCCTCGCGCCTGGGTCAGCTCAATGGGCTGCGCCCCGGCTGCCATCCCACTGGTGCCGCCGTGGCCGAGCGTGACGACACCCGCGATGTCGCCCGCCTCGATTTCGAATGGCAGCTCGGCACGCACCTGCTGCGCTTCGGTGTCGACCGCGAGCTGATGACCACCGAGCAGAGCACCCGCTACCCTGGCCCCACCCAGCTCAGCTACACCGCCTATGTGGCCCGCCCCGGTGATGAAGTGTGGGACGGTGCCAACGCTTTTGTGCCGCCCGGCGTGACCGAGATGCTGCGCGCGCGCAACCGCGTGTCCGGCGGCACCTTTGAAACCGAAGCCAATGCCTTCTACCTCGAAGACATCTGGAACATCACCCCCAACCTCATGCTCAACCTGGGCGTGCGCTGGGACCGCTTCGAGAACCGCACCGCGGATGGCGATGCCTTCATCAAGATGGACGACCTCATCGCCCCGCGCTTCGGTTTCAGCTGGGACATGAAGGGTGACGGCACCACCAAGCTGTTCGGTAACGCCGGCCGCTACTACCTGCCGGTCACCAACAACATCAACGTCAACTTCGCCGGCGGCCTCACCGACGAGTACAGCTACTACGTGCTCAACGGCTGGCAGACCCAGGCCAACCCGGTCACCGGTGCGCCGTATGCCGCGCCGATCATCGGCCAGCAGATCGGCCCGGTCGACACCCGCATGAACACTGGTGCGGCCGACCTTCGCCAGAGCGTGGACCGCGACCTCAAGGCCGTGTACCAGGACGAATACATCCTCGGCTTCCAGAGCATGCTCAACCAGGCCTGGTCGTGGGGCATCAACGCCACCTACCGGCGCATGACCCGCGCGCTGGACGACATGCGCCTGAACTACACCCCGTGCGGCCCGACCGGCACCACCCTGTGGCCGATCGCCAACCCCGGTGAAAGCCTGACCATCTGGGGCGATTCCAGCATCGGCTGCGCCGAGGAAGGCTGGATCACCATCGACACCGCCAACAGCGGCTACCGCAAGGGCGGCAGTGGCGAAGTGGTCGGCTACTCCAAGCCCAAGCGCACCTACAAGGCGCTGGAATTCCAGATCGACCGCGCCTGGGACGAGAAGTGGCTGTTCAACGCGTCCTACCTGTGGTCACGCAGCGACGGCAACTTTGAAGGCCCGGTCAATTCGGACACCGGCTACGGTGATACCGGCATGGTCCAGCACTGGGACCACCCCGCCAACAACGAACGCTATGGCGTGCTGTTCAACGACTTCCGCCACCAGTTCAAGTTCCGCGCTGCGTATGCGCTGAGCGAGCAGTGGAGCTTCGGCACCACCCTGCAGGTGCAGTCCGGTGGCCCGGTCACCGCATTCGGCGTGATGTGGCCCAACGACAGCACTGCCGGCGGCAGCACCAGCAGCGAAAGCAGCGGCGGCGGCACCGGCTGGCTGTGCGTGGCCAACTGCAGCGGCACCTACGCCCAGCGCCAGTTCGAGTACAGCCCGCGCGGTGCCTATGGCCGCCTGCCCTGGACCTGGACCATGGGAGCCAACGTCACCTGGCGTCTGCCGGTGGAAGGCGTGGACCTGAGCGTGCGGCTGTCGGTGTTCAACCTGTTCAACAACCAGACCGTGGTCAACGTGCACCAGCGTTATGAAGCCCAGCCGGGCCAGTACCGCGAGAGCACGTTCAACACCGGCACCCGTTGGCAGGCCCCGCGGTATACGCAGCTGCAGGCGACGTGGAATTTCTGA
- a CDS encoding serine hydrolase domain-containing protein: protein MAIFHQWLTALMVVISRRAGLCPAAFPRYPVEPGKTRLYIALALFIPTVASASPFTPLLDQTIQHYPVEGIAMAVIEDGQTTFTATRGEGITDHTRFKIASNTKAMTAAVLARLVQRGVLHWNDPVIQHLPQFRMHDPWVTEHMQVRDLLIHNSGLGLGAGDLMLWPEPNAYTRADIIAGLAHLKPVTSFRSGYAYDNLMYVVAGEVAAAAAGKPIDVLLQEELFTPLGMTGCQTDPTQTSLAAGGVRCSLRDMTRWMQVLLDPSLVPDWLNAEQRRQLWTAHMPMPLGERQRRWDNAHFSAYGYGWRLSDMDGQFKVAHTGTLSGAYSSLALLPDSRKGVVILINGEGENARTVLMQAALKTLIHATSIDQTPRSDAPCASSPCQNTATKPTIAPYITELQSEHTTRKPRPDTSARTPAPTTVPWQGIYQDPWLGTAHLCPENGKLRFSVEKSPRLRGTVMQLDSRWLVQWDTLEADAEPWLQVSPGTPQTLSLRAIDPDIDFSYDYQDLHFTRTGSCPR from the coding sequence ATGGCGATCTTCCATCAATGGCTGACCGCATTGATGGTGGTGATCTCCCGTAGAGCCGGGCTCTGCCCGGCTGCTTTTCCGCGGTACCCCGTGGAGCCGGGCAAGACCCGGCTCTACATCGCGTTGGCATTGTTCATCCCCACGGTCGCATCTGCCTCCCCCTTCACCCCACTGCTGGACCAAACCATCCAGCACTACCCGGTCGAAGGCATCGCCATGGCCGTCATCGAAGACGGCCAAACCACCTTCACCGCCACCCGCGGCGAAGGCATCACCGACCACACCCGCTTCAAAATCGCCTCCAACACCAAAGCCATGACCGCCGCGGTCCTGGCCCGCCTGGTCCAGCGCGGCGTGTTGCACTGGAACGACCCGGTCATCCAACACCTGCCGCAGTTCCGCATGCACGACCCCTGGGTCACCGAACACATGCAGGTGCGCGACCTGCTCATCCACAACAGCGGTCTCGGCCTCGGCGCAGGCGACCTGATGCTGTGGCCCGAGCCCAACGCCTACACCCGCGCCGACATCATCGCCGGGCTGGCCCACCTCAAGCCCGTCACCAGCTTCCGCAGCGGCTACGCCTACGACAACCTGATGTACGTCGTCGCTGGCGAAGTGGCCGCTGCCGCCGCCGGCAAGCCGATCGACGTACTGCTGCAGGAAGAGCTGTTCACCCCGCTGGGCATGACCGGCTGCCAGACCGACCCCACCCAGACCTCGCTCGCCGCCGGTGGCGTCCGCTGCAGCCTGCGCGATATGACCCGCTGGATGCAGGTGTTGCTGGACCCGTCGCTCGTCCCCGATTGGCTCAACGCCGAGCAGCGCCGGCAGCTGTGGACCGCCCACATGCCCATGCCCCTCGGCGAACGCCAACGGCGCTGGGACAACGCGCATTTCTCCGCCTACGGCTATGGCTGGCGGCTGTCGGACATGGACGGCCAGTTCAAGGTGGCCCACACCGGCACCTTGAGTGGTGCGTATTCCTCGCTGGCGTTGCTGCCAGACAGCAGGAAAGGCGTCGTCATCCTCATCAACGGTGAAGGCGAAAACGCCAGAACCGTCTTGATGCAGGCCGCATTGAAGACCCTGATCCACGCAACATCGATCGACCAAACCCCGCGTAGTGACGCGCCATGCGCGTCATCGCCATGCCAAAACACCGCGACCAAACCCACGATCGCCCCATACATCACCGAACTCCAATCCGAACACACCACCCGCAAACCCCGCCCCGACACCTCCGCCCGCACCCCAGCCCCCACCACCGTCCCCTGGCAGGGCATCTACCAGGACCCCTGGCTGGGCACCGCCCACCTCTGCCCCGAAAACGGGAAACTCCGCTTCAGCGTCGAAAAATCCCCACGCCTGCGCGGAACCGTGATGCAGCTCGATTCCCGTTGGCTGGTGCAGTGGGATACCCTCGAAGCGGACGCCGAGCCCTGGCTGCAGGTATCGCCGGGCACCCCGCAGACCCTGAGCCTGCGTGCCATCGACCCGGATATCGACTTCAGCTATGACTATCAGGACCTGCATTTCACCCGCACAGGCAGTTGCCCCCGGTAG
- a CDS encoding M15 family metallopeptidase has translation MTIRTCISPAQAVAPGRSRPLVVTALALTLTALTTTAHAQPVQIALVRTAEQAGLVDITTLSPNIQLDMRYAGSNNFTGRSVPGYESPKCLLLAQAASALAQVEADLRSEGLGLKLFDCYRPAQSVQAFVDWANDPTELSRKTIQYPGIDKPQLLGGYIAETSGHSRGATVDLGLVDCRSGTCTDVDMGTDFDYFGPEAHTDTAQITPDQYNNRQRLVRAMQAQGFKNYPLEWWHYTLDPEPDPKTAYDVPVR, from the coding sequence ATGACTATCAGGACCTGCATTTCACCCGCACAGGCAGTTGCCCCCGGTAGGTCACGACCGTTGGTCGTGACGGCCCTCGCGCTGACCCTCACCGCCCTGACCACCACCGCCCACGCCCAACCGGTCCAGATCGCCCTGGTCCGCACCGCCGAACAAGCCGGCCTGGTCGACATCACCACGCTGTCCCCCAACATCCAGCTCGACATGCGCTACGCCGGCAGCAACAACTTCACCGGCCGCAGCGTGCCCGGCTACGAATCCCCCAAGTGCCTGCTGCTAGCCCAAGCCGCCAGCGCACTGGCCCAGGTCGAAGCCGACCTGCGCAGCGAAGGCCTCGGCCTGAAGCTCTTCGACTGCTACCGCCCGGCGCAATCCGTGCAGGCCTTCGTGGACTGGGCCAACGACCCCACCGAGCTCTCGCGCAAAACCATCCAGTACCCCGGCATCGACAAACCGCAGCTGCTGGGCGGCTACATCGCCGAAACCTCCGGCCACAGCCGCGGGGCCACCGTGGATCTGGGCCTGGTGGACTGCCGCAGCGGCACCTGCACCGATGTGGATATGGGCACCGACTTCGACTACTTCGGCCCCGAAGCCCACACCGACACCGCGCAGATCACCCCCGACCAGTACAACAACCGCCAGCGGCTGGTGCGCGCCATGCAGGCGCAGGGCTTCAAGAACTACCCGCTGGAATGGTGGCACTACACCCTGGACCCCGAGCCCGACCCGAAAACCGCCTACGACGTCCCCGTGCGCTGA
- a CDS encoding EF-hand domain-containing protein: MTNRNRKPLIALLIAAGSVMAIPAMAQTAQQSAAQAQQQAAQAQQAAGAAGQAADNASGAPAAASAQAGGGGGGQTWASVDTDGNGTISKSEAQVNAGLAQVFDQADTNKDGELTPDEYKAYVAAQQTGAANGGNAPGR; this comes from the coding sequence ATGACGAATCGCAACCGCAAGCCCCTGATCGCCCTGTTGATCGCCGCCGGCAGTGTGATGGCCATTCCGGCAATGGCGCAGACCGCGCAGCAGAGCGCCGCGCAGGCCCAGCAGCAGGCCGCCCAGGCGCAGCAGGCCGCCGGTGCCGCCGGCCAGGCCGCTGACAATGCCAGCGGTGCACCCGCCGCAGCATCGGCACAGGCCGGCGGTGGCGGTGGCGGTCAGACCTGGGCCAGCGTCGACACCGACGGCAACGGCACCATCAGCAAGTCCGAAGCCCAGGTCAACGCCGGCCTCGCCCAGGTCTTCGACCAGGCCGACACCAACAAGGACGGCGAGCTCACCCCGGATGAATACAAGGCCTACGTCGCCGCCCAGCAGACCGGTGCCGCCAACGGCGGCAACGCCCCGGGCCGGTAA
- a CDS encoding HAD family hydrolase codes for MMTSQPTPTGHIGLVGFDGDDTLWKSEDYYQKAEQDYLDILSRYIDVHDTATARHLLEVQQRNLAVFGYGVKGMTLSMLEAAIDISQQMITARDLQQILDIGHDTLRHPVELIDGVRESVAAIANDYPVVLITKGDLFHQEAKIKVANLRDLFPRIEIVSEKDPETYARVLEEFDLPMDRFVMVGNSLRSDIEPVVTLGGWGIHTPYAVTWAHETQHGVAVDEPRMVEAPTAFDWPQALRAIEAKAAQG; via the coding sequence ATGATGACCTCCCAACCCACGCCCACCGGCCACATCGGCCTGGTCGGCTTCGACGGTGACGACACGCTCTGGAAGAGCGAGGACTACTACCAGAAAGCCGAACAGGACTACCTCGACATCCTGTCGCGCTATATCGACGTGCACGACACCGCCACCGCCCGGCACCTGCTGGAAGTGCAGCAGCGCAACCTCGCCGTGTTCGGCTACGGCGTAAAGGGCATGACCCTGTCCATGCTCGAAGCCGCCATCGACATCAGCCAGCAGATGATCACCGCGCGTGACCTTCAGCAGATCCTCGACATCGGCCACGACACCCTGCGCCACCCGGTCGAACTCATCGACGGCGTGCGCGAATCGGTTGCCGCCATCGCCAACGACTACCCCGTGGTGCTGATCACCAAGGGCGACCTGTTCCACCAGGAAGCCAAGATCAAGGTCGCCAACCTGCGCGACCTGTTCCCGCGCATCGAGATCGTGTCCGAGAAGGATCCGGAAACCTACGCCCGCGTGCTGGAAGAATTCGACCTGCCCATGGACCGTTTCGTCATGGTCGGCAATTCGCTGCGATCGGACATCGAGCCGGTCGTCACCCTCGGTGGCTGGGGCATCCACACCCCGTATGCCGTCACCTGGGCGCATGAAACCCAGCACGGTGTGGCCGTGGACGAGCCGCGCATGGTGGAAGCTCCCACCGCCTTCGATTGGCCGCAGGCATTGCGCGCCATCGAAGCCAAGGCCGCACAGGGCTGA
- the hglS gene encoding 2-oxoadipate dioxygenase/decarboxylase HglS, with the protein MSTTAFVSPDDIRTLFAQAMSSMYRTEVPLYGTLVDLVAEINDAVLTDNPALADQLDRNDERARLAQERHGAIRVGTAAELATLGRLFAVMGMHPVGYYDLSVAGVPVHSTAFRPRTAAALAHNPFRVFTSLLRLELIEDPALREQAAQILARRHIFTDECLHLIAQAERDGGLEETEARRFVLAALETFRWHSDATVSLDTYHALSKAHRLIADVVSFRGPHINHLTPRTLDIDAAQAGMLARGIDAKAVVEGPPPRKCPILLRQTSFKALEEEVNFPEDGRSDVGTHTARFGEIEQRGLALTPKGRALYDQLLNQARDAGGAGSTGGDYTTRLANAFAAFPDDHDTLRREGLGYYRYALTEAGRADKAAVGYLPAEALIAAGLATADPIVYEDFLPVSAAGIFQSNLGGEEQRAYAAHANREAFEQALGLKVEDEFGIYQRLQDESLAALRG; encoded by the coding sequence ATGAGCACCACTGCCTTCGTTTCGCCCGACGACATCCGCACCCTGTTCGCGCAGGCCATGTCCAGCATGTACCGCACCGAGGTGCCGCTGTACGGCACACTGGTGGACCTGGTCGCTGAAATCAACGACGCCGTCCTTACCGACAACCCGGCCCTGGCCGACCAGCTCGACCGCAACGACGAGCGCGCCCGCCTCGCCCAGGAACGCCACGGTGCGATCCGCGTCGGCACCGCCGCTGAACTGGCCACCCTCGGCCGCCTGTTCGCGGTGATGGGCATGCACCCGGTGGGGTACTACGACCTGTCCGTGGCCGGCGTGCCGGTGCACTCCACCGCGTTCCGCCCGCGCACCGCCGCTGCGCTTGCGCACAACCCGTTCCGTGTGTTCACCTCGCTGCTGCGGCTGGAACTGATTGAGGACCCCGCCTTACGCGAGCAGGCCGCGCAGATCCTCGCGCGCCGCCACATCTTCACCGACGAATGCCTGCACCTCATCGCCCAGGCCGAGCGTGATGGCGGCCTGGAAGAAACCGAAGCGCGCCGTTTCGTGCTGGCCGCGCTGGAAACCTTCCGCTGGCACAGCGACGCCACCGTGTCGCTGGACACCTACCACGCACTGAGCAAGGCCCATCGCCTCATCGCCGACGTGGTCAGCTTCCGCGGCCCGCACATCAACCACCTCACCCCGCGCACGCTGGACATCGACGCCGCCCAGGCCGGCATGCTCGCGCGCGGTATCGACGCCAAGGCCGTGGTCGAAGGCCCACCGCCGCGCAAGTGCCCGATCCTGCTGCGCCAGACCAGCTTCAAGGCGCTGGAGGAAGAGGTGAACTTCCCCGAAGACGGCCGCAGCGATGTCGGCACCCACACCGCGCGTTTCGGCGAAATCGAGCAGCGCGGTCTGGCGCTGACCCCCAAGGGTCGCGCGCTGTACGACCAGCTGTTGAACCAGGCGCGTGATGCAGGTGGGGCGGGCAGCACCGGCGGTGACTACACCACGCGGTTGGCGAATGCGTTTGCGGCGTTCCCGGATGACCATGACACCCTGCGCCGTGAGGGCTTGGGGTATTACCGGTATGCACTGACCGAGGCCGGGCGTGCGGACAAGGCCGCGGTGGGTTATCTGCCGGCCGAAGCGTTGATTGCCGCCGGTCTGGCGACGGCCGACCCGATTGTGTATGAGGATTTCCTGCCGGTGAGTGCGGCGGGGATTTTCCAGTCCAACCTGGGCGGGGAAGAACAGCGCGCGTATGCCGCGCATGCCAACCGTGAGGCGTTTGAACAGGCGCTGGGGTTGAAGGTGGAGGATGAGTTCGGGATTTACCAGCGGTTGCAGGACGAATCGTTGGCCGCGTTGCGCGGTTGA